GGCCTCCATGCGCCAGCAGATGGGAATCGTACTTCAGGACACCTTCTTGTTCAGCGGGACCGTGGCCGACAATATTCGCTACGGGCGTGAGGGTGCGAAAAACGAGGAGGTGGAAGCGGCCGCCGAGTTGGTCAACGCCCATGAATTTATCCGAAGCTTGCCCGATGGTTACCAGACAGAAGTGCAGGAGCGGGGCAGCAACTTCAGTCAGGGCCAGCGGCAACTTATCGCCTTTGCCCGGGCAGTACTGGCCGATCCCCGGATTCTGATATTGGACGAAGCTACCAGCAGCGTTGATACCCGAACGGAGGCGCAGATCCAGCAGGCCCTGGGGCGGCTCCTGGAAGGACGCACCAGCTTCGTGATCGCCCACCGGCTGAGTACGATTCGCAATGCTGACAAAGTGCTGGTGATCGAAGATGGTCAGATCGTCGAGCGGGGTGAGCGGACCGATGAGGCTTCGGCCCACGAGCAATTGATGGAAATGCGCGGTACCTATTACGATCTCTATATGAGCCAGTTTCGTCGGACCGACGAGGATGAGGGAAGGGCCCCATCGGGCCCGCAGCCCACAGGGACGACGGCTGCTTCAGAGGGTGCGCTGAACATTGCTCCGGCGGGCGTCTGAATGCTTTCTGGCAGACGGTTGCATCGATTCGAACCCGCGTGAATTCTGGTCCGGCCCGTCCTACATCCTGATGCCGCCGAAAATGCCGGTTTTCAAGACAGGGGTTTGAAGGTGGCCACACGAGCGGCGATGATGCTGGCAAACTCCTGGTCTCTTTTAGGAATCACTTTAGACGAGCTGTCCTGCCGGCCAGGTCGATGGACTTCCGCCTTCCAGGCGTCCGCGAGAATGACAGCGGGAGTGACGGTTCTGTGGCTTCAGGGGTGCTGAGCTGTTAGCTGATCAGGAAAGAAACGCCTGCCAGATGAAGATGGCAACCATCGCAAGCGCGAGGATGGCCTCCAAAGCGCTTGAGGCGAGATAGCCGAGGATGTATGTTCGGCTGGCTCGCAAGGCCGCCGGCAGGTTCCTTTTGTCGAGAAATTCGATGAATAATGTGCCGACGACGGCGCCAACCATGGTGGCGATGAGCGTGCCGATAATCGGGATCCAACCTCCCAGAAGGATTCCGCCGGCGATGCCACCTCCGATCGCTCCAAGGATCGCTTTCCAACTCACGCCGGAGCGCCGGCTGAGCATTGTAGTCAACGCCAGATCGGTGCCCCACGCCAGCACGGTCAGTATTCCCAGAAATAACAAGATGGGCCAGCCGATGGTGTTAAATCCATCGTTCCAGGCCCATACGAGGATCCCCAACCAGATAAGCAAGGGGCCAGGCAGAATCGGTAGCACCGAGCCTATCAGGCCAAAGAATATCAGCAGATAGGCCAGGAGGGAAATACCATATTCCTGTGGCATGCTTTACCCTGGTTCCAGAC
This genomic stretch from Chloroflexota bacterium harbors:
- a CDS encoding DUF456 domain-containing protein, whose amino-acid sequence is MPQEYGISLLAYLLIFFGLIGSVLPILPGPLLIWLGILVWAWNDGFNTIGWPILLFLGILTVLAWGTDLALTTMLSRRSGVSWKAILGAIGGGIAGGILLGGWIPIIGTLIATMVGAVVGTLFIEFLDKRNLPAALRASRTYILGYLASSALEAILALAMVAIFIWQAFLS